The Sinorhizobium fredii genome contains the following window.
GGCCAGAGGCTGACGACGAGCAGCACGGCCATGGTGATGTTGAACCATTTGAGCCGCGCCGGCTCGGAGAGCCATTGCCTCAGCGCCGAGCCGAAGCCTGCCCAGGTCGAGACGCTCGGCACGTTAACGAGCGCGAAGACGAGGCCGACGACGAGCACGCTCGCGAGATAGCGTTCGCCACTGGTATAAGTGGCCATGGCCGAGACAGCCATCACCCAGGCTTTCGGATTGACCCATTGAAAGGCGGCAGCCTGGAGAAAAGTCAAAGGCGCAGCCCCTGACTTGCCCTCGCCAAGCGAGCGCGAGGATCCGATCTTCCATGCAATCCAGACGAGATAGGCGCCACCGGCGAACTTCAGCCCGGTGTAGAGAAGCGGCACGGAGTGAAGCAGCGCGCCAAGGCCCAGGCCAACCGCAATCAACAGCAGGAAGAAGCCGCTACCGATCCCGAGCATATGCGGGATCGTACGGGCGAAGCCGAAATTCACGCCCGAGGCAAACAGCATCATATTGTTCGGGCCGGGCGTGATCGATGTCGTGAAGGCGAACAGGAACAACGCCAGAAGCGTATCGGCTTGCATGCATTTCTCCCAAGGCATTGTTCGAGACGGTCGTCGGCAGCGACGTTCCGCATTTTGGAAATTTAGGTCAGCCTAGCTGACCTAAATCCAAAGACCAGTCAAATCTTGTCATGGTTACAAAACCGGAAGCGATGAATCGCCCGATACGTCGGTAGGAGGCAACAAAAAAGGCCGGGTGAAAACCCGACCTTCCTCATCATCTCGACCTGCCGATGCCGGTACATCCGTGGTCAAAGGCAGGGAGATGACATCTGTTGAACGAATGTCCCGCACCGAAATGGCCCGCCTTGCGCCTCCGAAAGGCAACCAAACTCGGGAGGACCCAGCGACATCGTGCCTTGGCGCAATAAAGAACGTCGCCGATCAACATCGATGAGCCGCCTGTCGTGAGACAATGTGGTCTTCGCAAGGCATTGGACGAAATTTTCAATCAGGTCTCCTGTCGCCCGCAGATCATGGACTTTTTCCGCCCGGGTGCCATTTTGTCATTGTCAGAAGCGAGCGAGGGCGCATGTCATGCACGATCCTATCCCGACCACCACGTTCCCGGATGGGCGCAAGGTTCCGGTCCTCGGTCAGGGAACCTGGCGGATGGGCGAGAACCGCACCACGGCTGCCGACGAAATCCGCAGCCTCCAGATTGGGCTTGATCTCGGCATGACGCTTATCGACACGGCCGAAATGTACGGGAACGGCGGCTCCGAGCGGATTGTGGGCGAGGCGGTCCGCGGCCGTCGCGACGAAGCCTTCATCGTCAGCAAGGTGCTGCCCTCCAATGCCAGCCGCTCGGGCACCATTGCCGCCTGCGAGCGTAGCCTCCGCCATCTCGGCACCGACCGCGTCGATCTCTATCTGCTGCATTGGCGCGGCGGCTATCCGCTCGCCGAAACCCTCGCCGCTTTCGAGGAGTTGAAGCGGGACGGCAAGATCGTCGCCTGGGGCGTTTCGAACTTCGATGTCGACGACATGGAGGAATTGATATCGGTCCCGGGCGGCGGCAGCGTCGCGGCAAACCAGGTGCTCTATAACCTTGGCCGCCGCGGCATCGAATACGACCTCCTGCCCTGGTGCCGCGACCGCAGCGTGCCGATCATGGCCTATTCGCCGCTCGACGAAGGGCGCCTGCTCCACGATGCGGACCTCGTTCATATCGCCAAGGCGCACCAGGCGACCCCCGCTCAGGTCGCTCTCGCCTTCCTAAAGACCCGCGCCGGCGTGATCTCCATACCGAAGACCGGCTCTGCCGAGCGCGCCCGCGAAAACCGCGACGCCATGGATATTCACCTGACGGCGGAAAACCTCGCCGAACTCGATCGCATCTTCCCGCCGCCAAGACGGAAGATGCGGCTGGAGGTGATTTGAGAACACAGGAAGATAGCCCTGCCCAAAAGGAAGAATGCCCCTCCCCACAGGTGGGAGGGGCTTAACCTGCCGCGCCCTCTGCGGTAATTAATTCCTGGCCTTTGCAGCGAGCACAAAGCGACTGAAATTGCAGGAGCGCGCCGCGGGCGCCAAGCCCCTCCCACCTGTGGGGAGGGGTTGGGGCGGGGCGCGCACCAAAGGTGCGCAATCCCTCACATCCCCTGCGGGCCGCGGTTCATTGCGGCAATGCCCGTGCGGCAGACCTCGATCAGACCGAGCGGCTTCATGATTGCGATGAATTGCTCGATCTTCGAAGGCTTGCCGGTGATCTCGAAGACGAAGTGATCGATATTGGCGTCGATGACCGAAGCGCGGAAGGCATCGGCAAGTCTCAGCGCCTCCACCCGGTGCTCGCCCGAACCGTGCACCTTGACGAGCGCCAGCTCGCGCTCGACCGGCCGGTCGTGGCCAAGCCCTGCGGCGCGCACGGTGAGGTCGACGACGCGGTGCACCGGCACGAGCCGCTCGAGCTGGTTCTTGATCTGCTCCAGCACGTGCGGCGTGCCGCGCGTGACGATGGTGATGCGCGACAGATGCGCCTCGTGCTCGGTCTCGGAGACCGTCAGGCTTTCGATGTTGTAGCCGCGGCCGGAAAAGAGGCCGATGACGCGGGCCAGCACGCCCGGCTCGTTGTCGACGAGGACGGAGAGCGTGTGCGTCTCCGCAAGCTCCGTCTCCTTGGCGATGAAATAGGCGGAGCCCGTCGGTTGAAGATGTGCGCTCATTCTCTTGTTCCTAATCCTTATCCTCAGACGAGCTGGCGGCCCTTGGCATCGATGGCATTGGCAACCGCCTCGTCCGTCGCCTCGTCGGGAAGCAGCATTTCGTTATGCGCCTTGCCGGACGGGATCATCGGGAAGCAGTTGGCGAGGTTGGCGACGCGGCAGTCGAAGATCACCGGCACCGGCGTGTCGATCATGCGGCGGATCGCGTCGTCCAGTTCGCCGGGCTTCTCGCAACGGATGCCGACGCCGCCATAGGCTTCGGCCAGCTTGACGAAGTCGGGCATCGCTTCCGTATAGGAATGCGACAGCCGGTTGCCGTGCAGCAGTTGCTGCCATTGGCGGACCATGCCCATGTACTGGTTGTTGAGGATGAAGATCTTGACCGGCAGCCCGTACTGGACCGCGCAGGACATTTCCTGGATGCACATCTGGATGGATGCATCGCCGGCGATGTCGATGACGAGGCTTTGCGGATGCGCCACCTGGACGCCGACAGCGGCCGGGAAGCCGTAGCCCATGGTGCCGAGGCCGCCCGACGTCATCCAGCGGTTCGGCTGCTCGAAGCCGAAGAACTGCGCCGCCCACATCT
Protein-coding sequences here:
- a CDS encoding LysE family translocator, coding for MQADTLLALFLFAFTTSITPGPNNMMLFASGVNFGFARTIPHMLGIGSGFFLLLIAVGLGLGALLHSVPLLYTGLKFAGGAYLVWIAWKIGSSRSLGEGKSGAAPLTFLQAAAFQWVNPKAWVMAVSAMATYTSGERYLASVLVVGLVFALVNVPSVSTWAGFGSALRQWLSEPARLKWFNITMAVLLVVSLWPMLK
- a CDS encoding aldo/keto reductase; the protein is MHDPIPTTTFPDGRKVPVLGQGTWRMGENRTTAADEIRSLQIGLDLGMTLIDTAEMYGNGGSERIVGEAVRGRRDEAFIVSKVLPSNASRSGTIAACERSLRHLGTDRVDLYLLHWRGGYPLAETLAAFEELKRDGKIVAWGVSNFDVDDMEELISVPGGGSVAANQVLYNLGRRGIEYDLLPWCRDRSVPIMAYSPLDEGRLLHDADLVHIAKAHQATPAQVALAFLKTRAGVISIPKTGSAERARENRDAMDIHLTAENLAELDRIFPPPRRKMRLEVI
- the ilvN gene encoding acetolactate synthase small subunit, with the translated sequence MSAHLQPTGSAYFIAKETELAETHTLSVLVDNEPGVLARVIGLFSGRGYNIESLTVSETEHEAHLSRITIVTRGTPHVLEQIKNQLERLVPVHRVVDLTVRAAGLGHDRPVERELALVKVHGSGEHRVEALRLADAFRASVIDANIDHFVFEITGKPSKIEQFIAIMKPLGLIEVCRTGIAAMNRGPQGM